The proteins below are encoded in one region of Campylobacter helveticus:
- a CDS encoding tetratricopeptide repeat protein, with the protein MDFFFVEYRDPIVGLIFLTLLILVVALANYAWRIFANKDEEQKLEKFIKKFELENSHKNLLRSENLSFSNLSFLAEIFTKSGEFEKATQIYLIALEKTKDKDEQEAVFLALAKVYFKAGFLQKCTEVLLNALKIRPRNKEALKLLKIAYFKLKMYKENLELLECLFELGEDIKEEAEFIKALSLENKKEAKEQILKLDYENNASLKRYLFEKYHIFKKQNLAQICDVLYKDKKPINTDDEKYYEFFYMLGLVEEKQGFRFKNSHFKMYQILKQNNFKARLDFSYMCLECKNIMPLFFYHCPICYEFNRCKILYEVKNDEAY; encoded by the coding sequence ATGGACTTTTTCTTTGTAGAATACAGAGACCCCATAGTCGGGCTTATCTTTCTTACCCTACTTATTTTAGTCGTAGCTTTAGCAAATTATGCTTGGCGGATTTTTGCAAATAAGGACGAAGAGCAAAAGTTAGAAAAATTCATTAAAAAATTTGAACTTGAAAATTCACACAAAAACCTTTTAAGAAGTGAAAATTTAAGCTTTTCAAATCTTAGCTTTTTAGCCGAAATTTTTACAAAAAGCGGTGAATTTGAAAAAGCAACGCAAATTTATCTCATCGCTCTAGAAAAAACAAAAGATAAAGACGAACAAGAAGCGGTATTTTTGGCTTTAGCAAAGGTTTATTTTAAGGCGGGATTTTTACAAAAATGTACAGAAGTGCTTTTAAACGCCCTTAAAATTCGCCCCCGCAATAAAGAAGCATTGAAACTTCTTAAAATAGCCTATTTTAAACTTAAAATGTATAAAGAAAATTTAGAGCTTTTAGAATGCTTGTTTGAGCTAGGTGAGGACATTAAAGAAGAGGCTGAATTTATCAAAGCTTTATCTTTAGAAAACAAAAAAGAAGCAAAAGAGCAAATTTTAAAGCTTGATTATGAAAATAATGCCTCTTTAAAACGCTATTTATTTGAAAAATATCACATTTTTAAAAAACAAAATTTAGCCCAAATTTGCGATGTGCTTTATAAAGATAAAAAGCCTATAAATACAGACGATGAAAAGTATTATGAATTTTTTTATATGCTTGGTTTAGTTGAAGAAAAACAAGGCTTTCGCTTTAAAAACTCGCATTTTAAAATGTATCAAATTTTAAAGCAAAACAACTTTAAAGCGAGGCTTGATTTTTCTTATATGTGTTTAGAATGTAAAAACATTATGCCGCTTTTTTTCTACCACTGCCCCATTTGTTATGAATTTAACCGCTGTAAAATTTTATACGAAGTGAAAAACGATGAAGCATATTGA
- the rnhA gene encoding ribonuclease HI: MKHIEIYTDGSCLKNPGFGGYAFIVRYKEHEKVGVGAEANTTNNRMELKAIIKALEVLKEPCEISLYTDSNLMVQSINEWLQIWAKKNFKDKKNVDLWREYLKLSKPHKIKAFWIKAHNGHEENERCDTLAREAAQNLQRKHNG, from the coding sequence ATGAAGCATATTGAAATTTACACAGATGGTTCTTGCTTGAAAAATCCGGGCTTTGGAGGTTACGCTTTTATCGTGCGTTATAAAGAACACGAAAAAGTTGGTGTCGGTGCAGAAGCCAACACGACAAATAACAGAATGGAGCTAAAAGCCATCATCAAAGCCCTAGAAGTGCTGAAAGAGCCTTGCGAGATAAGCCTTTATACCGATTCAAATTTAATGGTGCAAAGCATTAATGAGTGGCTTCAAATTTGGGCGAAAAAAAATTTCAAAGATAAAAAAAATGTTGATTTGTGGCGTGAGTATTTAAAGCTTTCAAAACCGCACAAAATCAAAGCATTTTGGATAAAAGCGCACAATGGACACGAAGAAAATGAACGCTGCGACACCCTAGCAAGAGAAGCCGCACAAAATTTACAAAGGAAACATAATGGCTAG
- the rnc gene encoding ribonuclease III: MARLELLEAKIDYKFKDKNLLIYALTHKSAKKNYNNERLEFLGDAVLDLVVGEYLFHKFKNEAEGDLSKLRAALVNEKSFAKIANSLHLGDFIFMSVAEENNGGKNKPSILSDAFEALIGALHLEAGFSQAKNIALKLIEENFPHIDAKNLLKDYKTKLQEITQAKMGLTPEYETLRAFGPDHQKSFEIALNLEGKEMARAIANSKKEAQQMAAKITLEKLGAL; encoded by the coding sequence ATGGCTAGGCTAGAGCTTTTAGAAGCAAAAATTGACTATAAATTCAAGGATAAAAACCTCCTCATCTACGCACTCACGCATAAAAGTGCTAAGAAAAATTACAATAATGAAAGGCTTGAATTTTTAGGTGATGCGGTGCTGGATTTAGTCGTGGGGGAATATTTATTTCATAAATTTAAAAACGAAGCGGAGGGGGATTTATCTAAGCTTAGAGCCGCCCTTGTCAATGAAAAATCCTTTGCTAAAATCGCAAATTCTCTTCATTTGGGCGATTTTATCTTTATGTCTGTGGCGGAAGAAAATAACGGCGGTAAAAACAAACCCTCCATACTCTCAGACGCTTTTGAAGCGCTTATTGGGGCTTTGCATTTAGAGGCTGGTTTTTCACAGGCTAAAAATATCGCTTTGAAATTGATAGAGGAGAATTTTCCGCATATAGATGCAAAAAATTTACTTAAAGATTACAAAACAAAACTGCAAGAAATCACTCAAGCTAAAATGGGCTTAACCCCAGAATACGAAACTCTAAGAGCCTTTGGACCCGACCATCAAAAAAGCTTTGAAATCGCCCTAAATTTGGAGGGTAAGGAAATGGCAAGAGCCATAGCAAATAGCAAAAAAGAAGCCCAGCAAATGGCAGCAAAAATCACCTTAGAAAAGTTAGGAGCGTTATGA
- a CDS encoding DUF2920 family protein produces MAHLIAKIAPHHTNAVIDIACAPLPFFEMFMGRALGHGECFVVTNEFMFHCFTKTFWNESNFTKAHYEIRSLLTSSHLEVQKDNCKHIHFVSYHSSEDEFETAKDKKLLYEIYKNMGFDAALHLIKKDDIDNKIIRNLTHGGISNHRVFLKELPLLLEKFEGQNFPLLNASISYPCEDKIFTFEDEKEGFKLKL; encoded by the coding sequence TTGGCGCATTTGATAGCCAAAATTGCTCCACACCATACTAACGCGGTCATTGACATCGCTTGTGCGCCATTACCATTTTTTGAGATGTTTATGGGTAGGGCTTTAGGACACGGAGAGTGTTTTGTGGTAACAAATGAATTTATGTTTCATTGTTTTACTAAAACTTTTTGGAATGAAAGCAATTTCACAAAAGCACATTACGAAATTCGCTCTTTGCTAACTTCATCGCATTTAGAAGTTCAAAAAGATAATTGCAAACATATTCATTTTGTGAGTTATCATAGTAGCGAAGATGAATTTGAAACGGCAAAAGATAAAAAGCTTTTATATGAAATTTATAAAAATATGGGCTTTGATGCAGCTTTACATTTGATAAAAAAAGATGATATCGACAATAAAATCATAAGAAATTTAACACACGGAGGCATTTCAAACCACCGTGTATTTCTAAAAGAACTCCCACTTCTTTTAGAAAAATTTGAGGGGCAGAATTTCCCTCTTCTAAACGCCTCTATAAGCTATCCTTGCGAGGATAAAATTTTTACTTTTGAAGATGAGAAAGAGGGCTTTAAGCTCAAGCTTTAG
- the dnaG gene encoding DNA primase, protein MIAKSSIELLNQRADIVHIISHFVEVRRSGASYVCVCPFHDDRNPSMHINSQKGFYHCFACGAGGDVFKFIMEFERVNFAEAVEKVAQLSNFTLTYTKEKEDNKKDVKHILPLLNAFYKQNLASHREVLDYLYQRKLNDEDIKKFELGYAVGNEESLRLLKNEQIANEDALYVGAVKKDDRGGVYASFIHRITFPIYDYKGLLVGFGGRTLNANNAAKYVNSPQSAFFDKSRIFYAFNLAKESIAKQKEMIICEGYMDAIAFHKAGFTNAVAVLGTALTEHHIPLIRRYDARVLLCFDNDEAGRRAAFRSAFLLSVNKIDGKVVLLEGGKDPAELVANGETKKLHLLLEKAMELGEFYIRELLRGGINSALDKQKALENVQKYTFLLESLVANSYTSLVAKLLGVEQSLIVLSKNHKASAKTPLLQTQKTRVHLSELELLTFLRNSSEARALFLKMSDKACLKHKELCEKILNDCGLEDSDIRELELRNLNGIKSLNEFLCVLCKVNLAFFNALTITKAHLGLKKQLLSLLDKNAERLKKQLDENALFEFYKEALSFIKNEKDEQILEARLKTWHKIFAQKSFNALDFGLENAPF, encoded by the coding sequence ATGATAGCAAAATCCAGCATAGAACTTTTAAATCAAAGAGCCGACATTGTTCATATCATCTCACATTTTGTTGAGGTGCGAAGAAGTGGAGCTTCGTATGTATGTGTGTGTCCTTTTCACGATGATAGAAACCCCTCTATGCACATTAATTCTCAAAAAGGCTTTTATCATTGTTTTGCTTGTGGGGCAGGGGGCGATGTCTTTAAATTTATAATGGAATTTGAAAGGGTGAATTTCGCAGAAGCGGTGGAAAAAGTCGCGCAGTTGAGTAATTTTACCCTTACTTACACTAAAGAAAAAGAAGATAATAAAAAAGATGTCAAGCACATTTTACCGCTTTTAAATGCCTTTTATAAGCAAAATTTGGCTTCACATAGAGAGGTTTTAGACTATCTTTATCAAAGAAAATTAAATGACGAAGATATAAAAAAATTCGAGCTTGGCTATGCGGTGGGAAATGAAGAAAGCCTAAGGCTACTTAAAAACGAGCAAATTGCAAACGAAGACGCACTTTATGTAGGGGCGGTTAAAAAAGATGATAGGGGAGGGGTGTATGCGAGTTTTATCCACAGAATCACCTTTCCTATTTATGATTATAAGGGCTTGTTGGTCGGCTTTGGAGGTAGAACGCTAAATGCTAATAATGCCGCAAAATATGTCAATTCTCCCCAAAGTGCATTTTTTGACAAATCACGCATTTTTTACGCTTTTAATCTTGCCAAAGAAAGCATAGCAAAGCAAAAAGAAATGATAATTTGCGAGGGCTATATGGACGCCATAGCCTTTCATAAGGCAGGTTTTACAAACGCTGTGGCGGTGCTTGGCACGGCATTAACCGAGCATCATATCCCACTTATTCGCCGTTATGATGCGAGAGTTTTGCTTTGTTTTGATAATGATGAAGCTGGGCGTAGAGCGGCTTTTCGCTCGGCTTTTTTGCTAAGTGTTAATAAAATAGACGGCAAGGTTGTTTTACTTGAGGGTGGAAAAGACCCTGCCGAGCTTGTCGCAAATGGCGAGACGAAAAAGCTACATTTACTTTTAGAAAAGGCTATGGAGCTTGGCGAATTTTACATAAGAGAGCTTTTAAGGGGAGGCATAAATTCAGCCCTTGATAAACAAAAAGCCTTAGAAAATGTGCAAAAATATACCTTTTTACTTGAGTCTTTGGTGGCAAATTCTTATACGAGTTTAGTGGCGAAGCTTTTGGGTGTGGAGCAAAGCCTTATCGTTTTAAGTAAAAATCATAAAGCCTCCGCTAAAACACCTCTTTTGCAAACGCAAAAAACTAGGGTGCATTTAAGTGAGCTGGAGCTTTTGACCTTTCTTAGAAACTCAAGCGAGGCTAGGGCGTTGTTTTTAAAGATGAGTGATAAAGCCTGTTTGAAGCATAAAGAGCTTTGTGAAAAAATTTTAAATGATTGTGGGCTTGAGGATAGCGACATAAGAGAGCTTGAGCTTAGAAATTTAAACGGCATAAAAAGCTTAAATGAATTTTTGTGTGTGCTTTGCAAGGTTAATCTTGCTTTTTTCAATGCCCTTACCATCACAAAAGCACATCTAGGGCTTAAAAAACAGCTTTTAAGTCTTTTGGATAAAAATGCCGAAAGGCTTAAAAAACAGCTTGATGAAAATGCTCTTTTTGAATTTTATAAA
- the aroC gene encoding chorismate synthase — protein sequence MNTFGVRLKFTSFGESHGKAIGVVLDGMPSCVKFDEEFLQNELAKRKGGSKFATPRKENDEAEILSGVFDGFTTGQPIAMIFRNENTRSKDYAEVKNLFRPSHADFTYFKKYGIRDYRGGGRSSARESVARVAAGAVAAMLLKEFDIEVSSGVFGVGECVSPLQNSEFDFEFANKSEIFCLDKNLEEAFKEEISKAKKEKDSVGAAVFTRVSGVMAGLGEVLYDKLDSKLAHALMGINAVKAVEIGSGINSSQKRGSQNNDLMQNGKFLSNHSGGILGGISNGDLIELKSYFKPTPSIFLTQQSMNEKGENVLCELKGRHDPCVGIRGSVVANAMVRLVLADALLLNASANLNHLKKIYSKA from the coding sequence ATGAATACCTTTGGAGTTAGACTTAAATTTACAAGCTTTGGAGAATCGCACGGCAAAGCCATAGGTGTAGTGCTTGATGGTATGCCATCTTGCGTGAAATTTGATGAAGAATTTTTACAAAATGAGTTGGCAAAAAGAAAGGGGGGGAGCAAATTTGCCACACCTAGAAAAGAAAACGATGAGGCAGAAATTTTAAGCGGTGTTTTTGATGGCTTTACCACAGGACAGCCCATAGCGATGATTTTTAGAAATGAAAACACGCGTTCAAAAGACTATGCAGAAGTTAAAAATCTCTTCCGTCCCTCGCACGCAGATTTCACCTATTTTAAAAAATACGGCATAAGAGATTATAGAGGCGGTGGGCGTTCAAGTGCAAGAGAAAGTGTAGCTAGAGTGGCGGCTGGAGCTGTGGCTGCTATGCTTTTAAAGGAATTTGACATAGAAGTTTCAAGCGGTGTTTTTGGCGTGGGAGAGTGCGTTTCACCCCTTCAAAATAGTGAATTTGACTTTGAATTTGCAAACAAAAGTGAAATTTTTTGCCTTGATAAAAATTTAGAAGAGGCTTTTAAAGAAGAAATTTCAAAGGCAAAAAAAGAAAAAGATAGCGTTGGGGCGGCTGTTTTTACTAGAGTGAGTGGGGTAATGGCAGGGCTTGGGGAAGTGCTTTATGACAAGCTTGATTCTAAACTCGCCCACGCCCTTATGGGGATAAATGCCGTAAAAGCTGTAGAAATAGGCTCTGGTATAAACTCAAGTCAAAAAAGAGGCTCACAAAATAATGATTTAATGCAAAATGGTAAATTTTTAAGTAATCATAGTGGAGGGATTTTAGGGGGAATTTCAAATGGCGATTTGATAGAGCTTAAGAGCTATTTTAAACCCACCCCTTCCATTTTCCTCACCCAACAAAGTATGAACGAAAAAGGCGAAAATGTCCTTTGTGAGTTAAAAGGCAGACACGACCCTTGTGTAGGCATAAGAGGAAGCGTCGTCGCAAACGCTATGGTTCGGCTTGTCTTGGCTGATGCCTTGCTTTTAAATGCAAGTGCAAATTTAAATCATCTAAAAAAAATTTACTCTAAAGCTTGA